The DNA window GAAAACACCACGACCCACCGATACAAATACGACGCCACGGAATACGCGGCGATCAGCGCCCGATGACGCTGGGGCAGGTACGGGTCGGGCTGCGGTTCGATCCCCAGGCATACAAAAAACAGGAACCGCCGCAGCAGGTCGCCTGCCTTTTGTCGCAGGTTGGGAATCTCCGCCAGGTCGGCCAGAATGTAGTAACCGTCGAAGCGAAGCAGCGGGTTGCCGTTAAACATGAGCGTACTGATCGAACAGACAAACATCACCCTCAGGCAAAGCATGCTCAGCATGCCGCCCGGTTCGCTGCCCCACCAGAGCAGCGTGGCAATCGAGGCCAGCGTGAGTTCGACATACATGCCGGCCGCGCCGATCGCCGCCCTGCGCCACTTGCTTTCCAGTAGCCAGGAATCAGAAACATTGCAGTACAAAGCCGGCGTAAACACCAGCAGCATGAAGCCCATCTCATGGCACTCGCCGCCAAAACGCTTGCAGGCCAGGCCGTGGCCGAACTCATGCAGAACCTTCACCGCGGCCATCGTCAAGGCAATCGCCAGCCAGTTGCCCGGACCAAAAAACTCATGGAACGTCGGCATCCTCGCCAGGAAATCACCGTAGTTGACGGCCAGAGTCAGCAAGGCGCAAATTCCCAGCAGGCAGGCCATCGATACGGCCCGGCCGGTAAAGAACCAGCGGGTATAAGGGTAAAGGAAATTCAAGATCCAGTCGGGATCAATGCCTTTCCAGCGGATTGCGAAGATATTGGTGAGCAGACCCATCCATTTTTTGCGGCGTTCTTTTTTGGCTCTTTCGTACAGCCGCCAGCCTTGGACGGGGGATTCGCTGATCACCAGGCCGCGCTGATGCAGCGAGCCCAGGAACTGCTGCAGGTCTTCGTATTTGATCCTCTCCGCGATGAACCGCTTCTCGTACCGCTTTTTCAGTTCCTCCAGGCTGATCCGGCCGTCGAGCTGCATCAGGAGAAAGTACTCTTCTTCGTGCAGTCGCGAATACTTGAGGCCGATCGGCTCTTTGATCACCCAGAACGGTTTCCCCTGGTATCGATGTCGCCGCGCGGTCAGATCGGACCGTCGGCGCACCGGCACCGGCCGGGTACGGCTTTCCACCAGGCTGTCAATGAACGTCGACGACATAGAAAGGAACAGCCAGGCTGAATACAGTGAGAAGAAAAAAGGAGGGAAGACCTACCGGGGACTGGCCGACTGGTCAAACCGCAATTCGGCCGGCAAGGGAAGCTGGCGGGCGTTGATCTCCAGGGTCATGGACGCCGTCATGCCCGGCAGCAGGACCCAGAACTTTTTCCCCGCGGCCGTTATCTGGTGATTGTCCACTTCGGCCCACACGCGGAAATCGCCGTTCGGTTCAATCTCGGAAGCGGCATAGCTGATCGTGCAGTTTTCAATCACCACGGAGCGCTGTCCAGAGAACCGCACGGTAATCGTGGCTGTTGCGCCCAGTACGTCGCTGGGGGTAAACGCGTTTTCGCTGACGAAGCCTTCGACCCGCAAACGCTCCAGCGGAACAAAGCGGACGATCGGCTCGCCCAACTGGACCCATTCGCCCTGATCCTTGTACACCTGCGCAATGATCCCGTTCCGCGGGGCGAGAATCGTGCGTTCGGCCACGTCGCTGGAGGCCAGTTCGACTTCGGCTTTTTTCTTATCCCGTTCATGCTCTGCAATCAGCAGTTCGCGGTTGGCCAGTTTTACCTGCAGCTCGGCGTGCTTCATCTGCAGCCAGGCTTTTTTAAGCTCGATCGCCGACACGGCCTTTTCGGCTCGCTGGGAGACTTCGATCATTTGCTGATGCTCAAACGTGCTGACCTGGGCCGAGTATTCCGCGGCCGTCACCCGGGTGGCGTCGGTCGCCTCTTTTTCCGCCGCGCTCAGATCAAACTGGGCGATCGCCAGCCTCCGCTTTGCGTCGTTCAGTTCAATCTCGGCCAGCAGATCGTCTTTGGAGACTTCCGCGCCCAGGCGATGCGGCAGTTTCCGCAGTACGCCGGCCCGCTGCGAGGGAATGTCGATTTCATCAATCGCGGCAACCAGGCATCGCTCCAGCGTGATGGAAGAAACGATGCCGTCGTCGCCGGGCGGCGCAGCAACGGCAGCGCTTAGCAACAGGGCGGCAAAAGGCAGATACATGGAGACTCCGCTGCTTTCCAGGGAACGCGGTAGCAAGAACTCGCTACGCGTCCGGTCGTTGGTGGAAAAGGGCCAGGCGACAAAGGCGCCTCAGGCCAGCTGCTTAGAACAGGACGTTTTCCTGCACCCATTCCAGCATTTCATGGAACAGAACATAACCCAGCGAGCGACGACCGCAGTACACTTCCGCAGTGACGCTGGCGCCGGGGCGAGGGTTTTCAATCGGTCGCGGGGAGCCGTTGACATCGATCTCCACCCGCACTTTGACCGCATGGCCGACTTCAGGATACATGGCGGCGACAGGTTCGATCTCTTTCACCGTGCCGGTGCGTCGGGTGCTGGGATCGCTCGACAGCACATAATCGACCCGCAGCGGCGCGTCGGCTTCCTGCTCGCGCTGCGCCCGAGCGACATGGCCGATCCGTTTCTCCGGCATCAGCAGTTCCAGTCGCCAGGGTTTTTTGGCGTCGGCGATGGTCAACAGCCGCTGCCCCGCGGCGACGGGCCTGCCA is part of the Lignipirellula cremea genome and encodes:
- a CDS encoding hemolysin D, giving the protein MSSTFIDSLVESRTRPVPVRRRSDLTARRHRYQGKPFWVIKEPIGLKYSRLHEEEYFLLMQLDGRISLEELKKRYEKRFIAERIKYEDLQQFLGSLHQRGLVISESPVQGWRLYERAKKERRKKWMGLLTNIFAIRWKGIDPDWILNFLYPYTRWFFTGRAVSMACLLGICALLTLAVNYGDFLARMPTFHEFFGPGNWLAIALTMAAVKVLHEFGHGLACKRFGGECHEMGFMLLVFTPALYCNVSDSWLLESKWRRAAIGAAGMYVELTLASIATLLWWGSEPGGMLSMLCLRVMFVCSISTLMFNGNPLLRFDGYYILADLAEIPNLRQKAGDLLRRFLFFVCLGIEPQPDPYLPQRHRALIAAYSVASYLYRWVVVFSILMFVTKTLEPYGLKNLGRLFGLVGVIGMIAQPVMTVYRFFRQPGSLKQVKRWQAATSAVVLVALLIAVWFAPAPHYIACPLEVQPLQGALVYVTQPGVIAKVAARPGAHVEQGDTILELENLDVELKIANLHARRSELEADKSSMLRRRFSDDKAGLQLANLKERLDTIERAITQQQRQLDQLVLKSPRQGMVLPPPERPDRHEEGLPSWSGAPLDPENQNALLQVGDLVCIVGDAEKLEAVLLINQNDTPYVRPGQIVSIQFDSLPGQTFRSEIREIAEINVDQTPASLSTQAGGDIETTTDESGVARPITTHYQAKATLESADLLQIGVRGQAKIHADWRPIGPRVWRYLSRTFRFDL
- a CDS encoding efflux RND transporter periplasmic adaptor subunit, with amino-acid sequence MYLPFAALLLSAAVAAPPGDDGIVSSITLERCLVAAIDEIDIPSQRAGVLRKLPHRLGAEVSKDDLLAEIELNDAKRRLAIAQFDLSAAEKEATDATRVTAAEYSAQVSTFEHQQMIEVSQRAEKAVSAIELKKAWLQMKHAELQVKLANRELLIAEHERDKKKAEVELASSDVAERTILAPRNGIIAQVYKDQGEWVQLGEPIVRFVPLERLRVEGFVSENAFTPSDVLGATATITVRFSGQRSVVIENCTISYAASEIEPNGDFRVWAEVDNHQITAAGKKFWVLLPGMTASMTLEINARQLPLPAELRFDQSASPR